The following proteins are encoded in a genomic region of Oncorhynchus keta strain PuntledgeMale-10-30-2019 chromosome 8, Oket_V2, whole genome shotgun sequence:
- the LOC118386935 gene encoding uncharacterized protein LOC118386935 isoform X1, protein MDDHHHHHHHHHQLHHHTQGSMSPSYVPRKRKASQPKQKSGVPLPAIQRMSDMSVMSMIGAPPKNDDPHAQVTQKMKRTYGRKRYEDLQNVSLGSGVEDSTSETSCCSVVSSSLAVANGELPPPPPPSARLPHRLVAKDCWPNQAPDTGRAQGRSQEPPPPSDFAMKKMRRVEVDNGAPSVTNFPPEVRHTVPVPVGGGHVHSHVHSGHSVGGGHVHSHVQSGHSVGGGHVHSHVQSGHSVGGGHVHSHVQSGHLHGGGHVHSHVQSGHSVGGGHVHSHIHSGHLHGGGHVHSYVQSDHSVGGGHVQSGHSIGGGHVQCNHSIGCGHLQSSYPIGGGLVQSSYSVVGGHVHSSHSIGGVAIQSSHSHPAEPSEEEKSKVFTFTTKKEPPVYPPGSQEERWQLMILGKGRVTCPKCKSVSRKTVEGLKKHMENCRVNPFTCQQCGKQLKSSTGMKYHIMADHNNLPSPDDINGLDDQSMKEKLRKVLKRMGKLKCSKEGCTGSFTSIMGYLYHMKKCGKEESELEKLLLNCQHCGKVYKSKAGLEYHLKSEHAPVPQNVEEDEVKAQREPNPERTPSGRVKRMSAQVAVFHLQEIANDELAKEWPKRKVIGDLVPDDKKLRYARPGLPAFSQEVLRKWKNEVKLQKKVQCPNLGCGSVYTSVSGLKAHLGLCGRGDFEAGKYKCLICKKEFNSESGVKYHINSVHSQDWFAVTSKSKNFKVLKAKTKENSTVDDPIVQHQTLHVFTPVLEPWQDMPIGPPPVVPEPALQANPEAAEGKRRGKGRGKEKDCYDFTGSDHSSSSSSGSSSSDSETEELDGQRHDVDQWALQRPSIIETHPDVAKQHRSNP, encoded by the exons AATGATGACCCCCATGCCCAGGTGACTCAAAAAATGAAAAGAACATATGGCAGAAAAAG GTATGAGGATCTGCAGAATGTCTCCCTGGGCTCTGGTGTGGAGGATTCAACCAGCGAGACGTCCTGCTGCTCCGTGGTGTCTTCCAGCCTGGCTGTAGCCAACGGGGAGctgcctccccctccacctccctctgccAGACTGCCTCACAGGCTGGTGGCTAAAGACTGTTGGCCCAACCAGGCTCCAGACACGGGCAGGGCCCAGGGCCGAAGTCAGGAACCACCTCCACCCTCCGATTTTGCCATGAAGAAAATGCGGAGAGTGGAGGTGGACAACGGAGCACCATCTGTTACAAATTTCCCTCCGGAAGTGAGACACACAG TTCCAGTTCCTGTTGGAGGTGGACATGTCCATAGCCATGTCCATAGCGGTCACTCAGTCGGAGGTGGACATGTCCATAGCCATGTCCAAAGTGGTCACTCAGTCGGAGGTGGACATGTCCATAGCCATGTCCAAAGTGGTCACTCGGTTGGAG GTGGACATGTCCATAGCCATGTCCAAAGTGGTCACTTGCATGGAGGTGGACATGTCCATAGCCATGTCCAAAGTGGTCACTCGGTTGGAGGTGGACATGTCCATAGCCACATCCACAGCGGTCACTTGCATGGAGGTGGACATGTCCATAGCTATGTCCAAAGCGATCACTCGGTTGGAGGTGGACATGTCCAAAGCGGTCACTCGATTGGAGGTGGACATGTCCAGTGCAATCACTCAATTGGATGTGGACATCTCCAGAGCAGTTACCCTATTGGAGGTGGACTTGTCCAGAGCAGTTACTCTGTTGTAGGTGGACATGTCCATAGCAGTCACTCTATTGGAGGTGTAGCTATCCAGAGCAGTCACAGTCACCCAGCAGAGCCGTCCGAGGAAGAGAAATCTAAAGTCTTCACCTTCACAACCAAGAAAGAACCTCCTGTCTACCCCCCAG GAAGTCAAGAGGAGAGGTGGCAGCTGATGATCCTGGGGAAAGGGCGAGTCACGTGCCCCAAGTGTAAAAGTGTGAGCAGGAAGACTGTGGAGGGCCTCAAGAAACATATGGAGAACTGCCGAGTG AATCCCTTCACGTGTCAGCAATGCGGGAAACAACTGAAATCTTCCACTGGAATGAAGTACCACATCATGGCAGACCACAATAACCTG CCCTCGCCAGATGACATAAATGGCCTGGATGACCAGTCCATGAAGGAAAAACTGAGGAAGGTGCTGAAACGGATGGGCAAATTAAAATGCTCGAAAGAG GGCTGTACTGGTAGTTTCACCAGCATCATGGGTTACCTGTACCACATGAAGAAGTGTGGGAAGGAGGAGTCTGAGCTGGAGAAGCTGCTTCTCAACTGCCAACACTGTGGCAAGGTCTACAAGTCTAAGGCAGGCCTGGAGTACCACCTCAAGTCAGAGCACGCACCA GTGCCCCAGAATGTGGAGGAGGATGAGGTGAAGGCCCAGAGAGAGCCCAACCCTGAGAGGACACCCAGCGGCCGGGTCAAACGCATGTCAGCCCAGGTGGCTGTTTTCCACCTACAAGAGATTGCTAATGACGAGCTGGCCAAGGAGTGGCCCAAGAGGAAGGTCATCGGGGACCTGGTCCCTGACGATAAGAAG CTGAGATATGCACGCCCAGGGCTGCCTGCCTTCAGTCAGGAGGTCCTTCGAAAGTGGAAAAATGAAGTGAAGCTGCAAAAGAAAGTGCAGTGCCCAAACCTG GGCTGTGGCTCGGTGTACACCAGCGTGTCTGGACTGAAGGCTCACCTTGGGCTCTGCGGAAGG GGGGACTTTGAAGCAGGGAAATATAAATGCTTGATCTGTAAGAAAGAGTTCAACTCTGAGAGTGGGGTGAAGTACCACATCAACTCTGTCCACTCCCAG GACTGGTTTGCGGTGACCTCAAAATCCAAGAACTTTAAGGTTCTGAAGGCCAAGACCAAGGAGAACAGCACCGTGGACGACCCCATTGTCCAGCACCAGACCCTCCATGTCTTCACCCCTGTCCTGGAGCCCTGGCAGGACATGCCGATTGGACCTCCACCAGTGGTGCCCGAGCCAGCCCTGCAGGCCAACCCTGAGGCAgcagaaggaaagaggagggggaaggggagagggaaggagaaggactGCTATGACTTCACTGGCAGTGACCActccagcagtagcagcagcggcAGCTCCAGCAGCGATTCAGAGACAGAGGAGCTTGATGGCCAGAGACACGACGTTGACCAATGGGCACTGCAAAGACCCAGTATCATCGAGACCCACCCCGATGTCGCCAAGCAACACAGAAGCAACCCCTAG
- the LOC118386935 gene encoding zinc finger protein 512-like isoform X3, translating to MDDHHHHHHHHHQLHHHTQGSMSPSYVPRKRKASQPKQKSGVPLPAIQRMSDMSVMSMIGAPPKNDDPHAQVTQKMKRTYGRKRYEDLQNVSLGSGVEDSTSETSCCSVVSSSLAVANGELPPPPPPSARLPHRLVAKDCWPNQAPDTGRAQGRSQEPPPPSDFAMKKMRRVEVDNGAPSVTNFPPEVRHTVPVPVGGGHVHSHVHSGHSVGGGHVHSHVQSGHLHGGGHVHSHVQSGHSVGGGHVHSHIHSGHLHGGGHVHSYVQSDHSVGGGHVQSGHSIGGGHVQCNHSIGCGHLQSSYPIGGGLVQSSYSVVGGHVHSSHSIGGVAIQSSHSHPAEPSEEEKSKVFTFTTKKEPPVYPPGSQEERWQLMILGKGRVTCPKCKSVSRKTVEGLKKHMENCRVNPFTCQQCGKQLKSSTGMKYHIMADHNNLPSPDDINGLDDQSMKEKLRKVLKRMGKLKCSKEGCTGSFTSIMGYLYHMKKCGKEESELEKLLLNCQHCGKVYKSKAGLEYHLKSEHAPVPQNVEEDEVKAQREPNPERTPSGRVKRMSAQVAVFHLQEIANDELAKEWPKRKVIGDLVPDDKKLRYARPGLPAFSQEVLRKWKNEVKLQKKVQCPNLGCGSVYTSVSGLKAHLGLCGRGDFEAGKYKCLICKKEFNSESGVKYHINSVHSQDWFAVTSKSKNFKVLKAKTKENSTVDDPIVQHQTLHVFTPVLEPWQDMPIGPPPVVPEPALQANPEAAEGKRRGKGRGKEKDCYDFTGSDHSSSSSSGSSSSDSETEELDGQRHDVDQWALQRPSIIETHPDVAKQHRSNP from the exons AATGATGACCCCCATGCCCAGGTGACTCAAAAAATGAAAAGAACATATGGCAGAAAAAG GTATGAGGATCTGCAGAATGTCTCCCTGGGCTCTGGTGTGGAGGATTCAACCAGCGAGACGTCCTGCTGCTCCGTGGTGTCTTCCAGCCTGGCTGTAGCCAACGGGGAGctgcctccccctccacctccctctgccAGACTGCCTCACAGGCTGGTGGCTAAAGACTGTTGGCCCAACCAGGCTCCAGACACGGGCAGGGCCCAGGGCCGAAGTCAGGAACCACCTCCACCCTCCGATTTTGCCATGAAGAAAATGCGGAGAGTGGAGGTGGACAACGGAGCACCATCTGTTACAAATTTCCCTCCGGAAGTGAGACACACAG TTCCAGTTCCTGTTGGAGGTGGACATGTCCATAGCCATGTCCATAGCGGTCACTCAGTCGGAG GTGGACATGTCCATAGCCATGTCCAAAGTGGTCACTTGCATGGAGGTGGACATGTCCATAGCCATGTCCAAAGTGGTCACTCGGTTGGAGGTGGACATGTCCATAGCCACATCCACAGCGGTCACTTGCATGGAGGTGGACATGTCCATAGCTATGTCCAAAGCGATCACTCGGTTGGAGGTGGACATGTCCAAAGCGGTCACTCGATTGGAGGTGGACATGTCCAGTGCAATCACTCAATTGGATGTGGACATCTCCAGAGCAGTTACCCTATTGGAGGTGGACTTGTCCAGAGCAGTTACTCTGTTGTAGGTGGACATGTCCATAGCAGTCACTCTATTGGAGGTGTAGCTATCCAGAGCAGTCACAGTCACCCAGCAGAGCCGTCCGAGGAAGAGAAATCTAAAGTCTTCACCTTCACAACCAAGAAAGAACCTCCTGTCTACCCCCCAG GAAGTCAAGAGGAGAGGTGGCAGCTGATGATCCTGGGGAAAGGGCGAGTCACGTGCCCCAAGTGTAAAAGTGTGAGCAGGAAGACTGTGGAGGGCCTCAAGAAACATATGGAGAACTGCCGAGTG AATCCCTTCACGTGTCAGCAATGCGGGAAACAACTGAAATCTTCCACTGGAATGAAGTACCACATCATGGCAGACCACAATAACCTG CCCTCGCCAGATGACATAAATGGCCTGGATGACCAGTCCATGAAGGAAAAACTGAGGAAGGTGCTGAAACGGATGGGCAAATTAAAATGCTCGAAAGAG GGCTGTACTGGTAGTTTCACCAGCATCATGGGTTACCTGTACCACATGAAGAAGTGTGGGAAGGAGGAGTCTGAGCTGGAGAAGCTGCTTCTCAACTGCCAACACTGTGGCAAGGTCTACAAGTCTAAGGCAGGCCTGGAGTACCACCTCAAGTCAGAGCACGCACCA GTGCCCCAGAATGTGGAGGAGGATGAGGTGAAGGCCCAGAGAGAGCCCAACCCTGAGAGGACACCCAGCGGCCGGGTCAAACGCATGTCAGCCCAGGTGGCTGTTTTCCACCTACAAGAGATTGCTAATGACGAGCTGGCCAAGGAGTGGCCCAAGAGGAAGGTCATCGGGGACCTGGTCCCTGACGATAAGAAG CTGAGATATGCACGCCCAGGGCTGCCTGCCTTCAGTCAGGAGGTCCTTCGAAAGTGGAAAAATGAAGTGAAGCTGCAAAAGAAAGTGCAGTGCCCAAACCTG GGCTGTGGCTCGGTGTACACCAGCGTGTCTGGACTGAAGGCTCACCTTGGGCTCTGCGGAAGG GGGGACTTTGAAGCAGGGAAATATAAATGCTTGATCTGTAAGAAAGAGTTCAACTCTGAGAGTGGGGTGAAGTACCACATCAACTCTGTCCACTCCCAG GACTGGTTTGCGGTGACCTCAAAATCCAAGAACTTTAAGGTTCTGAAGGCCAAGACCAAGGAGAACAGCACCGTGGACGACCCCATTGTCCAGCACCAGACCCTCCATGTCTTCACCCCTGTCCTGGAGCCCTGGCAGGACATGCCGATTGGACCTCCACCAGTGGTGCCCGAGCCAGCCCTGCAGGCCAACCCTGAGGCAgcagaaggaaagaggagggggaaggggagagggaaggagaaggactGCTATGACTTCACTGGCAGTGACCActccagcagtagcagcagcggcAGCTCCAGCAGCGATTCAGAGACAGAGGAGCTTGATGGCCAGAGACACGACGTTGACCAATGGGCACTGCAAAGACCCAGTATCATCGAGACCCACCCCGATGTCGCCAAGCAACACAGAAGCAACCCCTAG
- the LOC118386935 gene encoding zinc finger protein 512-like isoform X4, with protein MDDHHHHHHHHHQLHHHTQGSMSPSYVPRKRKASQPKQKSGVPLPAIQRMSDMSVMSMIGAPPKNDDPHAQVTQKMKRTYGRKRYEDLQNVSLGSGVEDSTSETSCCSVVSSSLAVANGELPPPPPPSARLPHRLVAKDCWPNQAPDTGRAQGRSQEPPPPSDFAMKKMRRVEVDNGAPSVTNFPPEVRHTGGHVHSHVQSGHLHGGGHVHSHVQSGHSVGGGHVHSHIHSGHLHGGGHVHSYVQSDHSVGGGHVQSGHSIGGGHVQCNHSIGCGHLQSSYPIGGGLVQSSYSVVGGHVHSSHSIGGVAIQSSHSHPAEPSEEEKSKVFTFTTKKEPPVYPPGSQEERWQLMILGKGRVTCPKCKSVSRKTVEGLKKHMENCRVNPFTCQQCGKQLKSSTGMKYHIMADHNNLPSPDDINGLDDQSMKEKLRKVLKRMGKLKCSKEGCTGSFTSIMGYLYHMKKCGKEESELEKLLLNCQHCGKVYKSKAGLEYHLKSEHAPVPQNVEEDEVKAQREPNPERTPSGRVKRMSAQVAVFHLQEIANDELAKEWPKRKVIGDLVPDDKKLRYARPGLPAFSQEVLRKWKNEVKLQKKVQCPNLGCGSVYTSVSGLKAHLGLCGRGDFEAGKYKCLICKKEFNSESGVKYHINSVHSQDWFAVTSKSKNFKVLKAKTKENSTVDDPIVQHQTLHVFTPVLEPWQDMPIGPPPVVPEPALQANPEAAEGKRRGKGRGKEKDCYDFTGSDHSSSSSSGSSSSDSETEELDGQRHDVDQWALQRPSIIETHPDVAKQHRSNP; from the exons AATGATGACCCCCATGCCCAGGTGACTCAAAAAATGAAAAGAACATATGGCAGAAAAAG GTATGAGGATCTGCAGAATGTCTCCCTGGGCTCTGGTGTGGAGGATTCAACCAGCGAGACGTCCTGCTGCTCCGTGGTGTCTTCCAGCCTGGCTGTAGCCAACGGGGAGctgcctccccctccacctccctctgccAGACTGCCTCACAGGCTGGTGGCTAAAGACTGTTGGCCCAACCAGGCTCCAGACACGGGCAGGGCCCAGGGCCGAAGTCAGGAACCACCTCCACCCTCCGATTTTGCCATGAAGAAAATGCGGAGAGTGGAGGTGGACAACGGAGCACCATCTGTTACAAATTTCCCTCCGGAAGTGAGACACACAG GTGGACATGTCCATAGCCATGTCCAAAGTGGTCACTTGCATGGAGGTGGACATGTCCATAGCCATGTCCAAAGTGGTCACTCGGTTGGAGGTGGACATGTCCATAGCCACATCCACAGCGGTCACTTGCATGGAGGTGGACATGTCCATAGCTATGTCCAAAGCGATCACTCGGTTGGAGGTGGACATGTCCAAAGCGGTCACTCGATTGGAGGTGGACATGTCCAGTGCAATCACTCAATTGGATGTGGACATCTCCAGAGCAGTTACCCTATTGGAGGTGGACTTGTCCAGAGCAGTTACTCTGTTGTAGGTGGACATGTCCATAGCAGTCACTCTATTGGAGGTGTAGCTATCCAGAGCAGTCACAGTCACCCAGCAGAGCCGTCCGAGGAAGAGAAATCTAAAGTCTTCACCTTCACAACCAAGAAAGAACCTCCTGTCTACCCCCCAG GAAGTCAAGAGGAGAGGTGGCAGCTGATGATCCTGGGGAAAGGGCGAGTCACGTGCCCCAAGTGTAAAAGTGTGAGCAGGAAGACTGTGGAGGGCCTCAAGAAACATATGGAGAACTGCCGAGTG AATCCCTTCACGTGTCAGCAATGCGGGAAACAACTGAAATCTTCCACTGGAATGAAGTACCACATCATGGCAGACCACAATAACCTG CCCTCGCCAGATGACATAAATGGCCTGGATGACCAGTCCATGAAGGAAAAACTGAGGAAGGTGCTGAAACGGATGGGCAAATTAAAATGCTCGAAAGAG GGCTGTACTGGTAGTTTCACCAGCATCATGGGTTACCTGTACCACATGAAGAAGTGTGGGAAGGAGGAGTCTGAGCTGGAGAAGCTGCTTCTCAACTGCCAACACTGTGGCAAGGTCTACAAGTCTAAGGCAGGCCTGGAGTACCACCTCAAGTCAGAGCACGCACCA GTGCCCCAGAATGTGGAGGAGGATGAGGTGAAGGCCCAGAGAGAGCCCAACCCTGAGAGGACACCCAGCGGCCGGGTCAAACGCATGTCAGCCCAGGTGGCTGTTTTCCACCTACAAGAGATTGCTAATGACGAGCTGGCCAAGGAGTGGCCCAAGAGGAAGGTCATCGGGGACCTGGTCCCTGACGATAAGAAG CTGAGATATGCACGCCCAGGGCTGCCTGCCTTCAGTCAGGAGGTCCTTCGAAAGTGGAAAAATGAAGTGAAGCTGCAAAAGAAAGTGCAGTGCCCAAACCTG GGCTGTGGCTCGGTGTACACCAGCGTGTCTGGACTGAAGGCTCACCTTGGGCTCTGCGGAAGG GGGGACTTTGAAGCAGGGAAATATAAATGCTTGATCTGTAAGAAAGAGTTCAACTCTGAGAGTGGGGTGAAGTACCACATCAACTCTGTCCACTCCCAG GACTGGTTTGCGGTGACCTCAAAATCCAAGAACTTTAAGGTTCTGAAGGCCAAGACCAAGGAGAACAGCACCGTGGACGACCCCATTGTCCAGCACCAGACCCTCCATGTCTTCACCCCTGTCCTGGAGCCCTGGCAGGACATGCCGATTGGACCTCCACCAGTGGTGCCCGAGCCAGCCCTGCAGGCCAACCCTGAGGCAgcagaaggaaagaggagggggaaggggagagggaaggagaaggactGCTATGACTTCACTGGCAGTGACCActccagcagtagcagcagcggcAGCTCCAGCAGCGATTCAGAGACAGAGGAGCTTGATGGCCAGAGACACGACGTTGACCAATGGGCACTGCAAAGACCCAGTATCATCGAGACCCACCCCGATGTCGCCAAGCAACACAGAAGCAACCCCTAG
- the LOC118386935 gene encoding uncharacterized protein LOC118386935 isoform X2, which yields MDDHHHHHHHHHQLHHHTQGSMSPSYVPRKRKASQPKQKSGVPLPAIQRMSDMSVMSMIGAPPKNDDPHAQVTQKMKRTYGRKRYEDLQNVSLGSGVEDSTSETSCCSVVSSSLAVANGELPPPPPPSARLPHRLVAKDCWPNQAPDTGRAQGRSQEPPPPSDFAMKKMRRVEVDNGAPSVTNFPPEVRHTVPVPVGGGHVHSHVHSGHSVGGGHVHSHVQSGHSVGGGHVHSHVQSGHSVGGGHVHSHVQSGHSVGGGHVHSHIHSGHLHGGGHVHSYVQSDHSVGGGHVQSGHSIGGGHVQCNHSIGCGHLQSSYPIGGGLVQSSYSVVGGHVHSSHSIGGVAIQSSHSHPAEPSEEEKSKVFTFTTKKEPPVYPPGSQEERWQLMILGKGRVTCPKCKSVSRKTVEGLKKHMENCRVNPFTCQQCGKQLKSSTGMKYHIMADHNNLPSPDDINGLDDQSMKEKLRKVLKRMGKLKCSKEGCTGSFTSIMGYLYHMKKCGKEESELEKLLLNCQHCGKVYKSKAGLEYHLKSEHAPVPQNVEEDEVKAQREPNPERTPSGRVKRMSAQVAVFHLQEIANDELAKEWPKRKVIGDLVPDDKKLRYARPGLPAFSQEVLRKWKNEVKLQKKVQCPNLGCGSVYTSVSGLKAHLGLCGRGDFEAGKYKCLICKKEFNSESGVKYHINSVHSQDWFAVTSKSKNFKVLKAKTKENSTVDDPIVQHQTLHVFTPVLEPWQDMPIGPPPVVPEPALQANPEAAEGKRRGKGRGKEKDCYDFTGSDHSSSSSSGSSSSDSETEELDGQRHDVDQWALQRPSIIETHPDVAKQHRSNP from the exons AATGATGACCCCCATGCCCAGGTGACTCAAAAAATGAAAAGAACATATGGCAGAAAAAG GTATGAGGATCTGCAGAATGTCTCCCTGGGCTCTGGTGTGGAGGATTCAACCAGCGAGACGTCCTGCTGCTCCGTGGTGTCTTCCAGCCTGGCTGTAGCCAACGGGGAGctgcctccccctccacctccctctgccAGACTGCCTCACAGGCTGGTGGCTAAAGACTGTTGGCCCAACCAGGCTCCAGACACGGGCAGGGCCCAGGGCCGAAGTCAGGAACCACCTCCACCCTCCGATTTTGCCATGAAGAAAATGCGGAGAGTGGAGGTGGACAACGGAGCACCATCTGTTACAAATTTCCCTCCGGAAGTGAGACACACAG TTCCAGTTCCTGTTGGAGGTGGACATGTCCATAGCCATGTCCATAGCGGTCACTCAGTCGGAGGTGGACATGTCCATAGCCATGTCCAAAGTGGTCACTCAGTCGGAGGTGGACATGTCCATAGCCATGTCCAAAGTGGTCACTCGGTTGGAG GTGGACATGTCCATAGCCATGTCCAAAGTGGTCACTCGGTTGGAGGTGGACATGTCCATAGCCACATCCACAGCGGTCACTTGCATGGAGGTGGACATGTCCATAGCTATGTCCAAAGCGATCACTCGGTTGGAGGTGGACATGTCCAAAGCGGTCACTCGATTGGAGGTGGACATGTCCAGTGCAATCACTCAATTGGATGTGGACATCTCCAGAGCAGTTACCCTATTGGAGGTGGACTTGTCCAGAGCAGTTACTCTGTTGTAGGTGGACATGTCCATAGCAGTCACTCTATTGGAGGTGTAGCTATCCAGAGCAGTCACAGTCACCCAGCAGAGCCGTCCGAGGAAGAGAAATCTAAAGTCTTCACCTTCACAACCAAGAAAGAACCTCCTGTCTACCCCCCAG GAAGTCAAGAGGAGAGGTGGCAGCTGATGATCCTGGGGAAAGGGCGAGTCACGTGCCCCAAGTGTAAAAGTGTGAGCAGGAAGACTGTGGAGGGCCTCAAGAAACATATGGAGAACTGCCGAGTG AATCCCTTCACGTGTCAGCAATGCGGGAAACAACTGAAATCTTCCACTGGAATGAAGTACCACATCATGGCAGACCACAATAACCTG CCCTCGCCAGATGACATAAATGGCCTGGATGACCAGTCCATGAAGGAAAAACTGAGGAAGGTGCTGAAACGGATGGGCAAATTAAAATGCTCGAAAGAG GGCTGTACTGGTAGTTTCACCAGCATCATGGGTTACCTGTACCACATGAAGAAGTGTGGGAAGGAGGAGTCTGAGCTGGAGAAGCTGCTTCTCAACTGCCAACACTGTGGCAAGGTCTACAAGTCTAAGGCAGGCCTGGAGTACCACCTCAAGTCAGAGCACGCACCA GTGCCCCAGAATGTGGAGGAGGATGAGGTGAAGGCCCAGAGAGAGCCCAACCCTGAGAGGACACCCAGCGGCCGGGTCAAACGCATGTCAGCCCAGGTGGCTGTTTTCCACCTACAAGAGATTGCTAATGACGAGCTGGCCAAGGAGTGGCCCAAGAGGAAGGTCATCGGGGACCTGGTCCCTGACGATAAGAAG CTGAGATATGCACGCCCAGGGCTGCCTGCCTTCAGTCAGGAGGTCCTTCGAAAGTGGAAAAATGAAGTGAAGCTGCAAAAGAAAGTGCAGTGCCCAAACCTG GGCTGTGGCTCGGTGTACACCAGCGTGTCTGGACTGAAGGCTCACCTTGGGCTCTGCGGAAGG GGGGACTTTGAAGCAGGGAAATATAAATGCTTGATCTGTAAGAAAGAGTTCAACTCTGAGAGTGGGGTGAAGTACCACATCAACTCTGTCCACTCCCAG GACTGGTTTGCGGTGACCTCAAAATCCAAGAACTTTAAGGTTCTGAAGGCCAAGACCAAGGAGAACAGCACCGTGGACGACCCCATTGTCCAGCACCAGACCCTCCATGTCTTCACCCCTGTCCTGGAGCCCTGGCAGGACATGCCGATTGGACCTCCACCAGTGGTGCCCGAGCCAGCCCTGCAGGCCAACCCTGAGGCAgcagaaggaaagaggagggggaaggggagagggaaggagaaggactGCTATGACTTCACTGGCAGTGACCActccagcagtagcagcagcggcAGCTCCAGCAGCGATTCAGAGACAGAGGAGCTTGATGGCCAGAGACACGACGTTGACCAATGGGCACTGCAAAGACCCAGTATCATCGAGACCCACCCCGATGTCGCCAAGCAACACAGAAGCAACCCCTAG